A genome region from Nocardia sp. NBC_00565 includes the following:
- a CDS encoding PPOX class F420-dependent oxidoreductase encodes MASLSDPAVRDFLSHGTRTGKVAIVAADGRPVVTPVWFVLEGEELVFNTGKGSVKGKAFARDPRIAVIVDLEGPPYSSVQIQGRVTLSEDPDELLRTATEIAGRYMGADRAAEFGKRNGVPGELVVRVRPSKVIAHFDATA; translated from the coding sequence ATGGCCTCACTTTCGGATCCTGCGGTGCGCGATTTTCTGTCCCATGGCACGCGAACGGGCAAGGTGGCGATTGTGGCCGCCGATGGACGGCCGGTGGTCACACCGGTGTGGTTCGTGCTCGAGGGGGAGGAGTTGGTCTTCAATACCGGTAAGGGCTCGGTCAAGGGCAAGGCGTTCGCGCGTGATCCGCGCATCGCCGTGATTGTCGACCTCGAGGGGCCGCCGTACTCGTCCGTGCAGATCCAGGGCAGGGTGACCCTGTCCGAGGATCCCGACGAACTGTTGCGCACCGCCACCGAGATCGCGGGCCGTTATATGGGTGCCGATCGTGCCGCGGAATTCGGCAAGCGCAACGGCGTCCCCGGCGAGCTGGTCGTCCGGGTACGCCCCAGCAAGGTGATCGCCCACTTCGACGCGACCGCCTGA
- a CDS encoding NUDIX hydrolase, whose protein sequence is MTSGYVPHMYSISIKGVVVRDGRVLLLKNEREEWELPGGRIEPDETPEECVAREITEETQWPVTTGPILDSWLYYINEVERHVFIATYGCYPDTDAEPVLSHEHKEVGLFAEDEIAGLTMPDGYKRSIMTWFAQLRAAESV, encoded by the coding sequence ATGACCTCCGGATACGTGCCGCACATGTACTCGATTTCGATCAAGGGTGTCGTCGTTCGTGATGGGCGAGTGCTGCTGTTGAAGAACGAACGCGAAGAGTGGGAACTGCCCGGCGGCAGAATCGAACCCGACGAGACTCCGGAAGAGTGCGTAGCCCGTGAGATCACCGAGGAGACGCAGTGGCCGGTAACGACCGGGCCGATTCTCGACTCATGGCTCTACTACATCAACGAAGTAGAACGGCACGTGTTCATCGCGACCTACGGTTGCTACCCGGATACCGACGCCGAGCCGGTGCTATCCCACGAACACAAAGAGGTCGGCCTGTTCGCTGAAGACGAGATCGCTGGGCTGACCATGCCGGACGGATACAAGCGTTCGATCATGACTTGGTTCGCCCAGTTGAGGGCAGCAGAGAGCGTCTAG
- the cobM gene encoding precorrin-4 C(11)-methyltransferase, which produces MTVHFIGAGPGAADLLTVRAVDLLRTSPVCLYAGTYLDHDVLAHCAPDTELIDTQHLDIDQITEHLLQADAAGKDVARLCSGDPSLYSALTEQTRRLDAHNVAWDVTPGVPAYAAAAALLGTELTVPELVQSVVLTRTRARSTKMPESEALTNFAHTGATLVLHLAITRIRDLAAELTPDYGPDCPTAVVYRASQPDQMILRGTLTDIADQVETANLRQAAVILVGRALTPAVSCAQSHLYDPARRRYTPSGPN; this is translated from the coding sequence ATGACCGTGCATTTCATCGGGGCCGGGCCGGGCGCGGCGGACCTGCTGACCGTGCGCGCGGTCGACCTCCTGCGCACGTCACCGGTCTGCCTCTACGCCGGCACCTACCTGGACCATGACGTCCTCGCGCACTGCGCCCCCGATACCGAACTGATCGATACCCAACACCTGGACATCGACCAGATCACCGAGCACCTGTTGCAGGCCGATGCAGCCGGTAAGGATGTCGCCCGCCTCTGCTCCGGCGATCCGTCGTTATATTCGGCCCTCACCGAACAAACCCGCCGCCTGGACGCGCATAACGTCGCCTGGGACGTCACCCCCGGCGTCCCCGCCTACGCCGCCGCGGCCGCGCTGCTCGGCACCGAACTGACCGTCCCTGAACTGGTCCAATCGGTCGTCCTCACCCGCACCCGGGCACGCTCGACGAAAATGCCCGAATCCGAGGCGCTCACCAACTTCGCCCACACCGGCGCCACCCTCGTCCTACATCTGGCCATCACCCGAATCCGCGATCTGGCCGCCGAACTGACCCCGGACTACGGCCCCGACTGCCCGACCGCAGTGGTCTACCGCGCCAGCCAACCCGACCAGATGATCCTGCGTGGCACCCTCACCGACATCGCCGATCAGGTCGAAACCGCAAACCTTCGCCAGGCCGCGGTCATCCTCGTCGGCCGAGCCCTCACCCCCGCAGTCTCCTGCGCTCAATCCCATCTCTACGACCCGGCACGGCGCCGCTACACCCCAAGCGGGCCGAACTGA